A genomic region of Mesorhizobium sp. NZP2077 contains the following coding sequences:
- a CDS encoding translocation/assembly module TamB domain-containing protein: MKTVWRILRIVLYTLLIVVAGAIGALVVLTKTERGRDNLAGIISKLASTDDRKITVSGIDGIWSGALSVDHVVLEDRQGAWLVARKVAVDWSPLSLLSKSFSADRIAAERIELARLPVAGQQPPAQSGTTTLPVSIDIREIDLPEIALGQQLAGSGIAELAAKGMLKADAAPLAVETVLNVTRHDGKQGNVDAKIHFAPDDNRLDLDLKASEPSGGIIANLLKLPDTPPVDIAVSGTGPLANWNGVATFTVNGKIVTQLTGRHQLTDKGNHVEAKGDGEFAPFLPENLRPLFAGKTSFDVAGTTTSAGGITVDRANIESDAIHGTAAGIADPAGASDLSVEIAAKGAPVPITVGNAAQPITVVIRNITARALGDGKAPIIDIGASLVSVVAGGTQLNDLAAQIHSDGFDIQNRAGPFAVKLTAGGLKTDVATLAPLITGKVDVDLAGSLSKDAITIDQGTLRSDALNASLTMTVALADLSMQLKMNADAVSTALPPQISSVLGERVKFSAAATRDPQGAFAANSISFTSGSLSASGTASAQGSDIQADIKGTLGDVSVLSPMVGVPVAGGVDFALSANGARTAPDFTVSADSDSLTASGRTVKAIKLTASGKADIASPSANVSLTGTVNDQPLDIKAALVTSEGKRSINGFLVSLGDNKVSGDLALDDKFMPLGTLTLAAPAIGQLAALAGQAVTGDINGTIGFAKDGETPSVTIDARSTSIARGEVTAKTIAVNALIANYLKAPAISGAIKADSVTSGATGISGIGVDLKRDGDWTNFTGGATIAGIPATAAGRVKIAQGTTSVEIASGEATVRGIKAAIAEASALTIANGTTSIEKLALDIGGGAVTLSGSAGQTLDLAAQFSALPAALANDFAPGLDAVGTLGGTAQVTGTPAAPEVRFNAQLAGVETSQTRQAGLGPLAVDAAGAYTLAGGVALDHATLSGDKISGKATGTINPNGASDFALDLTSSGPSLPLTFGSAQSPVKIEVQSLSAKVAGESTQARLDVSAILPSVTTSPAKVEGLALALHSDAFDLKNRAGPVSGTVSVDKVGLDNAAIAPLIAGKVTAALNARLTSDAVAIDSGSLKSDALNSQVAGQVSLRDGAIDLKLSADAPSSALPAAARGVLGERAQISATLKRDPKGGINVEGLKLVSGALSAAGQASLADNKLAADITGALTDMSLLSKDAKGAIAFALNAQGPAIAPDLSLTINSDRLLVAEREIIGLKLTATGKADAANPAANVQLTGNVAGQGLQGSAVLATADGKSAINGLLLSLGKNKISGDLALDDKFVPVGTISLDLPDIGPLAALALEKAEGDVRGTIAFSKNGAAPQVAIKAATGSITRGDLQARAVSIDALIANYLAAPVISGKIRADTVTSGGTVISGINVDLKRDGDWTGFSGGATVKGIPAQAAGRVKVANGTTTIELASGQATVQGIKAAIAQASTVSIANGTTTLDRLVLNLGGGTATVTGKVGQALDINATLAKVPMSLANSFSPGLDAAGSISGTVKVTGAPASPAVAFNIDAAGVQTSQTRGAGVGAVNVSSSGTFAGNKLTFNANVSDGAGLGLKGGGTVTTAGTPALVLDFNGAVPFGMLSQKLAAQGLALTGTANVNVQVRGPATSPVIGGSVSTSGARLVDARSGLAVNDLTADVSIGGGVAKINRLTGTLSTRGSLSASGTVGINPAQGFPADLSIKLTDGRYTDGRVVTANLGGDLTIKGPLTSAPAIAGTVNLAKTVITVPDKLPGSLSALDVKHKNAPGAVKAQDKALRPATTSGKSGGSGLALDVTVNAPNQIFIQGRGVDAELGGSLRLTGPASSPQAVGTFTLQRGRLSILGKRLTFTEGTVGFSGSLVPYLNLTATTTTTSATVTIVVSGEATNPKFTFFSVPALPEDEVLAQLIFGRSMSNLSPLQIAQLAEAAGQLAGVGGSTSLLENLRSAIGVDDLDVTTDDKGGTAVSAGKYLNDRTYVTIQKGDKPGSGKATIDLNVGRGVKLRGEATDAGEAKGGIFYEKEY, encoded by the coding sequence ATGAAAACGGTCTGGCGCATCCTTCGCATTGTTCTCTACACGCTGCTGATCGTGGTCGCGGGCGCCATCGGCGCGCTCGTCGTTCTGACCAAGACCGAGCGCGGGCGCGACAATCTCGCCGGCATCATTTCGAAGCTGGCCTCAACCGACGACCGCAAGATCACGGTCAGCGGCATTGACGGCATCTGGTCGGGCGCGCTCAGCGTCGATCATGTCGTGCTGGAAGACCGCCAGGGCGCCTGGCTGGTGGCGCGCAAGGTCGCCGTCGACTGGTCGCCGCTTTCGCTGCTGTCGAAAAGCTTCAGCGCAGACCGCATAGCTGCCGAGCGCATCGAACTGGCACGCCTGCCGGTGGCAGGTCAGCAGCCGCCGGCGCAGAGCGGCACGACGACGCTGCCGGTCTCCATCGACATCAGAGAGATCGACCTGCCGGAAATCGCGCTTGGCCAGCAACTGGCCGGCAGCGGCATCGCCGAGCTTGCCGCCAAGGGAATGCTCAAGGCCGATGCCGCGCCGCTGGCGGTCGAGACGGTGCTCAACGTCACCCGCCATGACGGCAAGCAAGGCAATGTCGACGCCAAAATCCACTTTGCGCCTGACGACAACAGGCTCGACCTCGATCTCAAGGCGTCGGAACCATCAGGCGGCATCATCGCCAATCTGCTCAAGCTGCCCGACACGCCGCCGGTCGACATAGCCGTCTCGGGCACGGGACCGCTTGCCAACTGGAACGGTGTCGCCACGTTCACGGTCAACGGCAAGATCGTCACCCAGCTGACCGGCCGTCATCAGCTCACCGACAAGGGCAATCACGTCGAGGCCAAGGGCGACGGCGAGTTCGCGCCTTTCCTGCCGGAAAATCTGAGGCCGCTGTTTGCCGGCAAGACCAGCTTCGATGTCGCCGGCACCACCACATCGGCCGGTGGCATCACCGTCGACCGCGCCAACATCGAAAGCGATGCGATACATGGCACCGCGGCCGGCATCGCCGACCCTGCGGGCGCCAGCGACCTGTCGGTTGAAATTGCCGCCAAGGGCGCACCTGTGCCGATCACCGTGGGCAATGCGGCACAGCCGATCACGGTGGTCATCAGGAACATCACTGCCCGCGCCCTTGGCGACGGCAAGGCGCCGATCATCGACATTGGTGCCTCGCTGGTCTCGGTGGTGGCGGGCGGTACCCAGCTCAACGATCTTGCGGCGCAGATCCATTCCGACGGCTTCGATATTCAGAACCGCGCCGGGCCGTTTGCCGTCAAGCTGACGGCGGGTGGGCTGAAGACCGACGTGGCGACGCTGGCGCCGCTGATCACCGGCAAGGTCGATGTCGACCTCGCGGGATCGCTGAGCAAGGACGCCATCACCATCGATCAAGGCACGTTGCGCTCCGATGCGCTGAACGCCTCGCTGACGATGACGGTGGCGCTTGCTGATCTGTCGATGCAGCTCAAGATGAATGCCGATGCCGTGTCGACCGCCTTGCCGCCGCAGATCAGCTCAGTGCTGGGTGAGCGGGTGAAATTCTCGGCAGCCGCGACGCGCGATCCGCAGGGGGCCTTCGCCGCCAATTCGATTTCGTTCACTTCCGGGTCGCTCAGCGCCAGCGGCACCGCCAGCGCGCAAGGCAGCGACATCCAGGCCGACATCAAGGGCACACTGGGCGATGTTTCGGTGCTGTCGCCGATGGTCGGCGTGCCGGTTGCCGGCGGCGTCGATTTCGCCCTGTCGGCCAATGGCGCCAGGACAGCTCCGGATTTCACGGTCTCTGCCGACAGCGACAGCCTGACGGCCTCGGGCCGGACGGTGAAGGCGATCAAGCTGACAGCCAGCGGCAAGGCCGACATAGCAAGCCCATCGGCCAATGTTTCGCTGACCGGGACCGTCAACGACCAGCCACTCGACATCAAGGCGGCGCTGGTGACGAGCGAGGGTAAGCGCTCGATCAACGGTTTCCTGGTCTCGTTGGGCGACAACAAGGTTTCGGGCGACCTGGCGCTCGACGACAAGTTCATGCCGCTGGGCACGCTGACGCTCGCCGCACCGGCCATCGGCCAATTGGCGGCACTCGCCGGCCAGGCGGTGACCGGCGACATTAACGGCACCATCGGCTTTGCCAAGGACGGCGAGACGCCGTCAGTCACCATCGATGCCAGGAGCACCTCGATCGCGCGTGGCGAGGTGACGGCCAAGACCATCGCCGTCAACGCGCTGATCGCAAACTATCTCAAGGCACCGGCGATCTCGGGCGCCATCAAGGCTGACTCGGTCACATCCGGCGCCACCGGAATCAGCGGCATCGGCGTCGACCTGAAGCGCGACGGCGACTGGACCAATTTCACCGGTGGCGCCACCATTGCGGGCATTCCGGCGACCGCGGCCGGCCGGGTCAAGATCGCCCAGGGCACCACCAGCGTCGAGATCGCCTCGGGCGAAGCGACGGTGCGCGGCATCAAGGCAGCGATCGCTGAAGCCTCGGCCCTGACCATCGCCAATGGCACCACCAGCATCGAGAAGCTGGCGCTCGACATCGGCGGCGGCGCGGTGACGCTGTCGGGCAGCGCCGGCCAGACGCTCGATCTAGCGGCACAGTTCTCGGCGCTGCCAGCGGCCCTTGCCAATGATTTTGCGCCCGGCCTCGATGCCGTGGGTACGCTCGGCGGCACAGCGCAAGTCACCGGGACGCCGGCTGCGCCGGAGGTTCGGTTCAATGCGCAGCTTGCCGGCGTCGAAACCAGCCAGACCCGTCAGGCTGGGCTCGGGCCGCTCGCTGTCGATGCGGCCGGCGCCTATACTTTGGCCGGAGGCGTCGCCCTCGACCATGCCACGCTGTCCGGCGACAAGATTTCCGGCAAGGCCACGGGCACGATCAATCCGAACGGCGCCAGCGATTTTGCGCTTGATCTCACCTCATCCGGCCCGAGCCTGCCGCTGACCTTCGGAAGCGCTCAGAGCCCGGTGAAGATCGAGGTCCAGTCCTTGTCGGCAAAGGTGGCGGGCGAGAGCACGCAGGCCCGCCTGGACGTCTCCGCGATCCTGCCTTCGGTTACCACCAGCCCGGCCAAGGTGGAGGGGCTTGCCCTGGCCTTGCACTCGGACGCGTTCGATCTCAAGAACCGCGCCGGACCGGTTTCCGGCACGGTGTCGGTGGACAAGGTCGGTCTCGACAATGCCGCGATCGCGCCGCTGATCGCCGGCAAGGTCACGGCCGCGCTCAACGCGCGGCTGACATCGGACGCTGTCGCCATCGACAGCGGCTCGCTCAAAAGCGATGCGCTGAACAGCCAGGTCGCGGGCCAGGTATCGCTGCGCGACGGTGCCATAGATCTGAAGCTGAGTGCGGATGCCCCGTCATCGGCCTTGCCGGCGGCGGCGCGCGGCGTGCTTGGCGAACGCGCTCAGATCAGCGCCACGCTGAAGCGCGATCCCAAGGGCGGTATCAATGTCGAGGGGTTGAAGCTGGTCTCCGGCGCGCTGAGTGCGGCGGGGCAGGCGAGCCTTGCCGACAATAAGCTGGCCGCCGACATCACCGGCGCTCTCACCGACATGTCGCTGTTGTCCAAGGACGCCAAGGGCGCCATTGCCTTTGCCCTGAACGCTCAGGGGCCGGCCATCGCACCCGACCTGTCATTGACCATCAACAGCGATCGGCTGCTGGTGGCGGAGCGCGAGATCATCGGGCTGAAGCTGACGGCCACCGGCAAGGCCGATGCCGCGAACCCGGCGGCGAATGTACAGCTGACCGGCAATGTCGCGGGACAAGGCTTGCAAGGCAGCGCTGTGCTGGCAACGGCGGACGGCAAGAGCGCCATCAACGGCCTGCTCCTGTCGCTGGGCAAGAACAAGATCTCGGGCGATCTGGCGCTGGACGACAAGTTCGTGCCGGTAGGCACCATCTCGCTCGATCTGCCCGATATCGGGCCGCTCGCCGCGCTGGCGCTGGAAAAGGCCGAAGGCGATGTGCGCGGCACGATCGCCTTCTCGAAAAACGGCGCAGCACCCCAGGTCGCCATCAAGGCGGCCACCGGTTCGATCACGCGCGGCGACTTGCAGGCCAGGGCGGTTTCCATCGACGCACTGATCGCCAACTATCTCGCCGCTCCGGTGATCTCGGGCAAGATCCGCGCCGACACTGTCACATCGGGCGGCACCGTGATCAGCGGCATCAATGTCGATTTGAAGCGCGACGGGGACTGGACCGGCTTTTCCGGCGGCGCCACGGTCAAGGGCATTCCGGCGCAGGCCGCGGGCCGCGTGAAGGTGGCCAATGGCACCACCACCATCGAACTCGCTTCCGGCCAGGCGACCGTGCAGGGCATCAAGGCGGCCATCGCCCAGGCTTCGACCGTCAGCATCGCCAACGGCACGACGACGCTGGACCGGCTGGTGCTCAACCTCGGCGGCGGCACGGCGACGGTGACCGGCAAGGTCGGGCAGGCGCTCGATATCAATGCGACGCTGGCGAAGGTGCCGATGTCGCTCGCCAACAGTTTCTCGCCGGGTCTCGATGCCGCCGGGTCGATTTCCGGCACGGTGAAGGTGACCGGCGCGCCTGCCAGTCCGGCGGTTGCCTTCAATATTGACGCGGCGGGCGTGCAGACATCCCAGACCCGAGGCGCCGGTGTCGGGGCGGTGAATGTTTCCTCGTCCGGCACCTTTGCCGGAAACAAGCTGACCTTCAACGCCAATGTCAGCGATGGCGCCGGCCTTGGCCTCAAGGGCGGCGGCACGGTGACGACGGCGGGCACGCCGGCGCTGGTGCTCGACTTCAATGGCGCCGTGCCGTTCGGCATGCTCAGCCAGAAGCTGGCCGCGCAAGGCTTGGCGCTGACGGGAACCGCCAATGTCAATGTCCAGGTGCGTGGTCCGGCGACATCGCCCGTCATCGGCGGCAGCGTCAGCACCTCGGGTGCGCGGCTGGTCGATGCGCGCTCGGGGCTGGCCGTCAACGATCTCACGGCCGATGTCTCGATCGGCGGCGGCGTGGCCAAGATCAACCGGCTGACCGGAACCTTGTCGACGCGCGGCAGCCTGTCGGCCAGCGGCACGGTCGGCATCAACCCGGCGCAAGGTTTTCCGGCCGACCTGTCGATCAAGCTCACCGACGGCCGCTATACGGACGGGCGCGTGGTGACCGCCAATCTCGGCGGCGACCTGACGATAAAGGGGCCGCTGACATCGGCACCGGCGATTGCCGGCACCGTCAACCTCGCCAAGACCGTCATCACGGTTCCTGACAAATTGCCGGGCTCGCTCTCGGCGCTCGACGTCAAGCACAAGAACGCGCCCGGCGCTGTCAAGGCGCAGGACAAGGCGCTGCGCCCGGCGACGACGTCAGGCAAGAGCGGCGGCAGCGGGCTTGCGCTCGATGTCACCGTCAACGCGCCGAACCAGATCTTCATCCAGGGCAGGGGCGTCGATGCCGAGCTCGGCGGCTCGCTCAGGCTGACCGGCCCTGCTTCGTCGCCGCAGGCAGTCGGCACCTTCACCCTGCAGCGCGGCCGGCTGTCGATCCTCGGGAAACGGCTGACCTTCACCGAGGGCACCGTCGGCTTCTCCGGCTCGCTGGTGCCCTATCTCAACCTGACCGCGACAACGACAACGACGAGCGCCACCGTCACCATCGTGGTGTCGGGTGAGGCGACCAATCCGAAATTCACCTTCTTCTCGGTGCCGGCGCTGCCCGAGGACGAGGTGCTGGCGCAGCTGATCTTCGGCCGTTCGATGTCGAACCTGTCGCCGCTGCAGATCGCGCAGCTGGCCGAAGCGGCCGGGCAACTGGCCGGCGTCGGCGGCTCGACGTCGCTGCTGGAGAACCTGCGCAGCGCCATCGGTGTCGACGATCTCGATGTCACCACCGACGACAAGGGCGGCACGGCGGTCTCGGCCGGCAAGTACCTGAACGATCGCACCTACGTGACCATCCAGAAGGGCGACAAGCCGGGTTCGGGCAAGGCGACCATCGACCTCAATGTCGGGCGCGGCGTCAAGTTGCGCGGCGAGGCGACGGACGCCGGCGAGGCCAAGGGCGGCATCTTCTACGAGAAGGAATATTGA